A region from the Sander vitreus isolate 19-12246 chromosome 1, sanVit1, whole genome shotgun sequence genome encodes:
- the LOC144520024 gene encoding N-acetyllactosaminide alpha-1,3-galactosyltransferase-like produces the protein MSGLREKRVGIFCCLVLLVVSFTALYLRYVASLVPADSLLVASEGNLSINLDDTLNFGSRQGVETRTSWKAPIIWEGMFDPKLYDQKHIQKKSSVALTVFAVGRYLDAYLKTFLTSAEQHFMLGLQVTYYVFTDQPDKVPHFELGPQRSLKVIQVEKHSRWQDISMMRMKTISDTIESEIRHHCNYVFCFDVDQEFKGRFGSEALGDSVAQIHAGFYKAPQQSFTYDRNPKSKAFMESGDYYYHAALFGGLCEHVKKLADHCFLGIMEDKLNDVEALWHDESHLNKYFWLHKPTRLLSPEYCWDQVSNKDIQVIRLIWAPKHYDTLRTK, from the exons ATGAG CGGGCTCAGGGAAAAAAGGGTTGGAATCTTCTGCTGTCTTGTGTTGCTTGTTGTCAGCTTCACTGCCTTATATTTGAG ATATGTAGCGAGCCTCGTCCCTGCGGACAGTCTGCTGGTGGCCAGTGAGGGAAATCTGAGCATCAATTTAGACGACACGCTCAACTTTGG ATCCAGACAGGGGGTTGAAACACGCACATCTTGGAAAGCTCCTATCATCTGGGAGGGGATGTTTGACCCCAAACTTTACGACCAAAAGCACatccaaaaaaaatcatctgtGGCCCTCACTGTGTTTGCTGTGGGAAG GTACTTGGATGCCTACCTGAAGACTTTCCTTACCTCTGCAGAACAACATTTCATGTTGGGATTACAAGTGACATATTACGTGTTCACGGATCAACCAGACAAGGTACCACACTTCGAGCTTGGTCCTCAGCGAAGCCTGAAGGTTATCCAGGTGGAAAAGCACTCCAGGTGGCAGGACATCTCTATGATGCGCATGAAAACAATATCAGATACCATAGAATCAGAGATTCGTCACCACTGCAATTACGTCTTCTGCTTTGATGTGGATCAGGAGTTTAAGGGAAGATTTGGCTCAGAGGCTCTGGGGGATTCTGTAGCTCAGATACACGCCGGCTTTTACAAAGCTCCACAGCAAAGCTTCACCTATGACAGAAACCCCAAATCCAAAGCCTTCATGGAAAGCGGAGATTACTACTACCACGCTGCTCTCTTTGGAGGCCTGTGTGAACATGTGAAGAAATTGGCAGATCACTGCTTTCTGGGTATCATGGAGGACAAACTAAACGATGTGGAGGCTCTGTGGCACGATGAGAGTCATCTAAACAAGTACTTTTGGCTTCACAAACCAACCAGGTTGCTCTCCCCCGAGTACTGCTGGGACCAGGTTTCCAACAAGGACATACAAGTCATCCGCCTAATATGGGCACCAAAACATTATGACACACTTCGTACTAAGTAG